One Gammaproteobacteria bacterium DNA segment encodes these proteins:
- a CDS encoding SHOCT domain-containing protein yields MYDGHFIGGGFMWILWLVIIGLVVWAVAALAGGTGRARSIEAPPPAKSALEILEERYARGDIDREEFEQKKADLRR; encoded by the coding sequence ATGTACGACGGACATTTTATCGGCGGTGGTTTCATGTGGATCCTGTGGTTGGTAATCATCGGCCTGGTGGTGTGGGCTGTTGCGGCCTTGGCGGGAGGCACCGGCCGTGCCCGCAGCATTGAAGCGCCGCCGCCCGCCAAAAGCGCCCTGGAGATCCTTGAGGAACGCTACGCCCGCGGCGATATCGACCGCGAGGAGTTCGAGCAGAAGAAGGCCGATCTGCGACGGTAG
- a CDS encoding Spy/CpxP family protein refolding chaperone encodes MKQTTKGMLAIAVASALAIGATSGVFAGAGFGPGYGFGGHHGMMGGAGTMHGGYGGTGWMHRSGPLAFDTARLGQIKADLAITADQEPAWNAYVDAVANGRDLMAAHHQTRYDGTAGADPRATFHEEGLEQMRKLDTATRDLYAVLTPAQQTRAGTLTVAACPQW; translated from the coding sequence ATGAAACAGACGACCAAGGGTATGCTCGCCATCGCAGTGGCCTCCGCACTGGCCATCGGTGCCACCAGCGGCGTCTTCGCCGGTGCCGGCTTCGGCCCGGGTTATGGCTTCGGCGGCCACCACGGCATGATGGGTGGCGCCGGTACCATGCACGGTGGCTACGGCGGGACCGGCTGGATGCACCGCAGCGGTCCGCTGGCCTTCGATACAGCCAGGCTCGGGCAAATCAAGGCCGATCTCGCGATCACCGCCGATCAGGAGCCCGCCTGGAATGCCTACGTCGATGCCGTCGCCAACGGCCGCGACCTGATGGCCGCCCATCACCAGACGCGCTATGACGGCACCGCCGGAGCGGATCCGCGAGCCACCTTCCACGAGGAAGGCCTGGAGCAGATGCGCAAGCTGGACACGGCGACCCGTGACCTCTATGCCGTGCTCACGCCCGCCCAGCAGACGCGTGCCGGCACGCTCACGGTGGCCGCGTGCCCGCAGTGGTAA
- a CDS encoding response regulator, with the protein MSTAPDHILVVDDDPEIRQLLSTYLEKNGLRVTTAADGPAMWRVLERSRVDLIVLDLMLPGTDGLELCRTLRVHSRIPVIMLTARGDEMDRILGLEMGADDYLPKPFSARELLARIKVVLRRVRDVPVDPLAEGSATLVFAGWTLDTRTRDLRSPDGVVVALSHAEYRLLHVLVTHPNRALSRDQLLDLTQGREAMPFDRSIDVLIGRLRRRLGDDAREPSLIKTVRGQGYMLAAQVEARV; encoded by the coding sequence ATGAGTACTGCTCCCGATCACATCCTGGTGGTGGATGACGACCCCGAGATCCGCCAGCTGCTCTCCACCTACCTGGAGAAGAACGGTTTGCGGGTTACCACGGCAGCGGATGGGCCCGCGATGTGGCGGGTCCTCGAACGTTCGCGCGTGGACCTCATCGTCCTGGACCTGATGCTGCCCGGCACCGACGGCCTCGAGCTGTGCCGTACGCTGCGTGTCCACTCCCGCATCCCCGTGATCATGCTCACTGCCCGTGGTGACGAGATGGACCGCATCCTGGGGCTGGAGATGGGCGCCGACGACTACCTGCCCAAGCCCTTCAGTGCCCGCGAGCTGCTGGCGCGAATCAAGGTGGTGCTGCGGCGGGTGCGGGACGTGCCCGTGGATCCACTGGCCGAGGGTTCGGCCACCCTGGTCTTCGCCGGCTGGACCCTTGACACCCGCACCAGGGATCTGCGCTCCCCCGATGGCGTGGTGGTGGCCCTGAGCCATGCCGAGTACCGCCTGCTGCACGTGCTGGTGACCCATCCCAACCGGGCGTTGAGCCGCGACCAGCTGCTGGACCTCACTCAAGGGCGCGAGGCGATGCCCTTCGATCGCAGCATCGATGTGCTCATCGGCCGGCTGCGGCGGCGCCTGGGTGACGATGCGCGGGAGCCGTCGCTGATCAAGACCGTGCGGGGCCAAGGCTACATGCTGGCGGCGCAGGTCGAGGCGCGGGTCTGA
- a CDS encoding ATP-binding protein, which yields MHLVPRSLSSRLGLVLLAVLVTAQLLSAWIMLRDRGQIMYETVRGDLVERTAGIVRLLDALPAAERRSLVPLLNTPETRVALAADALARDSGEEPAVDDAGRLAAALRERLPPGSEVRVSLRGGLATPPGPPAGMADMHRRHMEQMGGMAGSWAYLQGVPALARGYLIQVRLADGTWVRFERRLPESLFDRPTRLLLTLTILLASVVLLSLLAVRWVVRPLHRLRGAAEALGRDINRPPLAEAGPLEVAETARAFNTMQRRIRSFVEDRARILAAVSHDLKTPLTRLRLRAELLDDEALRDKVLADLNDMETMVAATLDFMRGAEAREDSRRVDLMALLETVAEDAREAGGRVSLGGTVNAPVAARPMALKRCLVNLVDNAVRYGGGAEITAGETPGAVRVVVADGGPGIPEALLEQAFEPFYRIDGSRARHTGGTGLGLGISRNIARAHGGDLILRNRQGGGLEAELTLPR from the coding sequence ATGCACCTCGTACCCCGTTCCTTGTCCAGCCGCCTCGGTCTGGTGCTGCTGGCCGTACTGGTAACGGCCCAACTGCTGTCCGCGTGGATCATGCTGCGGGACCGCGGCCAGATCATGTACGAGACGGTCCGGGGCGATCTGGTGGAGCGCACCGCCGGCATCGTGCGGCTGCTGGATGCGCTCCCGGCGGCCGAGCGTCGGAGCCTGGTACCGTTGCTCAACACGCCGGAGACGCGGGTCGCCCTGGCGGCGGATGCGCTGGCCAGGGACAGCGGCGAAGAGCCGGCTGTCGATGACGCCGGCCGTTTGGCGGCCGCCCTGCGCGAACGCCTGCCGCCGGGCAGCGAGGTACGGGTGTCGCTGCGGGGCGGGCTGGCGACACCGCCTGGGCCGCCAGCGGGCATGGCGGATATGCACCGGCGTCACATGGAGCAGATGGGGGGCATGGCCGGTTCCTGGGCCTACCTCCAGGGGGTGCCTGCCCTGGCCCGGGGCTACCTCATCCAGGTACGTCTTGCCGATGGCACCTGGGTGCGCTTCGAACGCCGCCTCCCCGAGAGCCTCTTCGACCGGCCCACCCGCCTGCTTCTCACCCTGACGATCCTGCTGGCCAGCGTGGTGCTGCTGTCCCTGCTGGCCGTGCGCTGGGTGGTGCGCCCGCTGCACCGCCTGCGCGGTGCGGCGGAGGCCCTCGGGCGCGACATCAACCGTCCACCCCTGGCGGAGGCAGGGCCCCTGGAGGTGGCCGAGACGGCGCGGGCCTTCAACACCATGCAGCGCCGCATCCGCAGCTTCGTCGAGGACCGCGCGCGTATCCTCGCCGCCGTGTCCCATGACCTCAAGACACCCCTGACGCGGTTGCGCCTGCGCGCCGAGCTGCTGGACGACGAGGCCCTGCGGGACAAGGTGCTGGCGGATCTGAACGACATGGAGACCATGGTTGCCGCCACCCTGGATTTCATGCGCGGGGCCGAGGCCCGCGAGGACTCCCGCCGGGTAGACCTCATGGCCCTGCTGGAGACCGTGGCCGAGGACGCCCGCGAGGCCGGCGGGCGGGTGAGCCTCGGGGGCACCGTAAATGCACCCGTGGCGGCCCGGCCCATGGCGCTGAAGCGCTGCCTGGTGAACCTGGTGGATAACGCCGTGCGCTATGGCGGCGGCGCCGAGATCACGGCCGGCGAAACACCAGGAGCGGTGCGGGTGGTGGTGGCCGATGGCGGCCCGGGGATCCCCGAGGCGCTGTTGGAGCAGGCCTTCGAGCCCTTCTACCGTATCGACGGTTCCCGCGCCCGCCACACCGGCGGCACGGGCCTCGGCCTCGGCATCTCCCGCAACATCGCCCGCGCCCACGGCGGCGACCTGATCCTGCGTAACCGCCAGGGAGGCGGGCTGGAGGCCGAGCTTACGCTGCCGCGTTGA
- a CDS encoding heavy metal translocating P-type ATPase: protein MAIDPVCGMTVDEASEGLTAEHQGKAYWFCSAHCREKFTADPEAYTGAGPTAPRDHVRPTDGAAAENTEHICPMHPDVRQQGPGSCPECGMALEPVEVSASATRTEYVCPMHPEVVSDHPGSCPKCGMALEPREATIEEDNPELRDMSRRFWVSAVLALPVFVLAMVADLAPRWLPAGLSMAAVQWVELVLATPVVLWGGWSFFVRGWQSVVTWNLNMFTLIALGVGVAWTYSVVALLAPELFPPSMRHAGGTVPVYFEAAAVITTLVLLGQVLELRARSRTNAAIRMLLGLAPKTARVVRPDGSEEDIPLEDVAAGDRLRVRPGEKVPVDGMVEEGSSTVDESMVTGEPVPVAKGAGDRLIGATVNGTGGLVMRAEKVGRDTLLARIVQMVAEAQRSRAPIQKLADTVAAWFVPAVVIIAVATFIVWGLWGPEPRLAHAVVNAVAVLIIACPCALGLATPMSIMVGTGRGATMGVLIRNAEALEVMVKVDTLVVDKTGTLTEGRPRLTAVEAANGFDTDTVLRLGASLERASEHPLAAAVVRDAEERGVRLAAAADFVSHTGRGVTGTVDGRTVALGNRRLLEDLEIDAGGLHARADTLRSEGQTVMYAAIDGRAAGLLGVSDPVKGSTAEALEVLHREGVEVVMLTGDSATTAQAVARGLGIDRVHAEVLPEQKNEIVRVLQAEGRTVAMAGDGINDAPALAQAHVGIAMGTGTDVAMESAGVTLVKGDLRGIARARRLSRATMRNIRQNLFFAFIYNSLGVPIAAGVLYPFFGLLLSPIIAAAAMSFSSVSVIGNALRLRGARL, encoded by the coding sequence ATGGCGATTGACCCCGTATGCGGCATGACGGTCGACGAGGCATCTGAGGGCCTCACGGCGGAGCACCAGGGCAAGGCGTACTGGTTCTGCTCCGCGCATTGCCGTGAGAAGTTCACGGCGGACCCTGAGGCCTACACAGGCGCGGGCCCGACGGCACCGCGGGACCACGTGCGGCCGACGGACGGCGCAGCAGCGGAGAACACCGAGCACATCTGCCCAATGCACCCGGATGTGCGCCAGCAGGGACCGGGCTCGTGTCCGGAGTGCGGTATGGCCCTGGAGCCGGTGGAGGTGTCGGCGTCGGCCACCCGCACCGAGTACGTCTGCCCCATGCACCCCGAGGTGGTCAGCGACCACCCGGGCAGCTGTCCCAAGTGCGGCATGGCCCTTGAGCCCCGCGAGGCCACCATCGAGGAGGACAACCCGGAACTCAGGGACATGAGCCGGCGTTTCTGGGTAAGCGCCGTTCTCGCCCTGCCGGTATTCGTGCTCGCCATGGTGGCGGACCTGGCGCCCCGATGGCTGCCGGCGGGGCTGTCCATGGCGGCCGTGCAGTGGGTCGAGCTGGTGCTGGCCACACCCGTCGTGCTGTGGGGCGGTTGGTCGTTTTTCGTACGCGGCTGGCAGTCAGTGGTCACCTGGAACCTCAACATGTTCACCCTCATCGCCCTGGGTGTAGGGGTGGCCTGGACCTACAGCGTGGTGGCCCTGCTGGCACCGGAGCTGTTTCCTCCGTCCATGCGCCACGCCGGCGGCACCGTGCCGGTCTACTTCGAGGCCGCGGCGGTGATCACGACCCTGGTGCTGCTCGGCCAGGTGCTGGAGTTGCGAGCCCGCTCCCGCACCAATGCAGCCATCCGCATGCTCCTGGGGCTGGCCCCCAAGACCGCTCGCGTGGTACGCCCGGACGGCAGCGAGGAGGACATCCCCCTCGAGGATGTCGCAGCTGGCGACCGGCTGCGGGTGCGGCCGGGCGAGAAGGTGCCCGTGGACGGCATGGTCGAGGAAGGGTCTAGCACGGTGGATGAGTCCATGGTCACCGGCGAGCCCGTCCCCGTGGCCAAGGGTGCCGGCGACCGGCTCATCGGCGCCACCGTCAACGGCACCGGGGGACTGGTGATGCGGGCCGAGAAGGTGGGCCGCGACACCCTGCTGGCACGCATCGTCCAGATGGTGGCAGAGGCCCAGCGCTCCCGCGCCCCCATCCAGAAGCTGGCCGACACGGTAGCCGCCTGGTTCGTGCCTGCGGTCGTGATCATCGCCGTCGCCACCTTCATCGTGTGGGGCCTCTGGGGTCCCGAGCCGCGGCTGGCCCATGCCGTGGTCAATGCGGTGGCGGTATTGATCATCGCCTGCCCCTGCGCCCTGGGACTGGCGACCCCCATGTCCATCATGGTGGGCACGGGACGGGGCGCCACCATGGGTGTGCTGATCAGGAATGCCGAGGCGCTGGAGGTGATGGTCAAGGTGGACACCCTGGTGGTGGACAAGACCGGCACCCTGACCGAGGGCAGGCCCCGGCTGACGGCGGTGGAAGCGGCGAACGGCTTCGACACAGACACCGTACTGCGCCTCGGCGCCAGCCTGGAGCGCGCCAGTGAGCACCCCCTGGCGGCGGCGGTGGTGCGGGACGCGGAGGAACGGGGTGTGAGGCTCGCCGCCGCCGCGGACTTCGTCTCCCATACGGGTCGAGGCGTCACGGGCACCGTGGACGGCAGGACGGTGGCCCTCGGCAACCGCCGGCTGCTGGAGGATCTCGAGATCGATGCCGGCGGGCTCCACGCCCGTGCGGACACCCTGCGCAGCGAGGGCCAGACGGTGATGTACGCCGCCATCGACGGCCGAGCCGCCGGCCTGCTGGGCGTTTCGGACCCGGTGAAGGGCTCGACGGCCGAGGCACTGGAAGTGCTCCACCGTGAGGGCGTGGAGGTGGTCATGCTCACCGGCGACAGTGCAACGACCGCCCAGGCGGTGGCCCGGGGGCTCGGCATCGACCGGGTCCATGCCGAAGTCCTGCCCGAACAGAAGAACGAGATCGTGAGGGTACTGCAGGCCGAGGGCCGCACCGTGGCCATGGCCGGCGACGGCATCAACGATGCCCCGGCCCTGGCCCAGGCTCACGTCGGCATCGCCATGGGCACCGGCACTGATGTGGCCATGGAGAGCGCCGGCGTCACCCTGGTCAAGGGCGACCTGCGCGGCATCGCCCGGGCCCGGCGGCTGTCCCGCGCCACCATGCGCAACATCCGTCAGAACCTGTTCTTCGCCTTCATCTACAACTCCCTGGGTGTGCCCATCGCCGCCGGCGTGCTCTATCCCTTCTTCGGCCTGCTGCTCTCCCCCATCATCGCCGCCGCCGCCATGAGCTTCAGTTCGGTATCGGTGATCGGCAACGCGCTGCGGCTGCGGGGTGCGCGGTTATGA
- a CDS encoding TVP38/TMEM64 family protein gives MDPPPHAKGRRRAVFLIPLMVLLTLGAGYVLLDWAGALALLRDPEALQDAIAASGWLGPAAIVGLMCTAIVFSPLPSAPIALAAGTVYGHTLGTLYVLLGAELGAIIAFVIARTAGRAAVERWVSPATLRRLQGSQGMLMTMVFLTRLMPFISFDAVSYAAGVTPLAFWRFALATLAGILPASFLLAHFGSELAAGGDDNVVLAVQFLGLGLLIPLMVALVRRLRRGPADGNRV, from the coding sequence ATGGACCCGCCCCCGCACGCCAAGGGCAGACGCCGCGCGGTCTTCCTGATCCCCCTGATGGTGCTGCTCACCCTCGGAGCCGGATACGTGCTGCTGGACTGGGCCGGCGCCCTGGCGCTGCTGCGCGACCCCGAGGCCCTGCAGGACGCCATCGCCGCCAGCGGCTGGCTGGGGCCCGCAGCCATCGTCGGCCTGATGTGCACGGCCATCGTCTTCAGTCCCCTGCCGAGTGCACCCATCGCCCTGGCGGCCGGCACCGTTTATGGCCATACCTTGGGTACCCTGTACGTCTTGCTGGGTGCCGAACTGGGGGCCATCATCGCCTTCGTCATCGCCCGCACCGCCGGCCGGGCCGCCGTGGAGCGCTGGGTGAGCCCGGCCACGCTACGCCGGCTGCAGGGGTCCCAGGGGATGCTGATGACCATGGTCTTCCTCACCCGCCTGATGCCCTTCATCTCCTTCGACGCGGTGAGCTACGCCGCGGGCGTCACCCCCTTGGCCTTCTGGCGTTTCGCCCTGGCGACCCTGGCGGGGATCCTGCCCGCCAGTTTCCTGCTGGCCCACTTCGGCTCCGAGTTGGCGGCCGGTGGTGATGATAATGTCGTCCTTGCCGTGCAGTTCCTGGGGCTTGGCCTCTTGATCCCCCTGATGGTCGCCCTCGTGAGGAGATTGCGCCGGGGCCCCGCTGACGGCAACCGGGTCTAA
- a CDS encoding cytochrome c, with protein MKFSRAAATMLLAAVLAGCGENDPEAGRQRFHLPPEDFKADAETGRRLFQAHCVECHGHRAQGTDRGPPLVDPIYRRSHHADLTIHFAVRDGVREHHWNFGDMPPQPQISPEEAGHIIAYIRGLQRQAGIR; from the coding sequence ATGAAATTCTCCAGGGCCGCCGCGACCATGCTCCTCGCCGCTGTTCTCGCCGGTTGCGGCGAGAACGACCCAGAGGCGGGGCGCCAGCGCTTCCACCTCCCGCCGGAGGACTTCAAGGCGGACGCCGAGACAGGCCGCCGCCTGTTCCAGGCCCACTGCGTCGAGTGCCACGGCCACCGTGCCCAAGGCACAGACCGCGGGCCGCCGCTGGTGGACCCGATCTACCGCCGCAGCCACCACGCCGACCTGACGATTCACTTTGCCGTCCGCGACGGCGTTCGGGAGCACCACTGGAACTTTGGGGACATGCCACCTCAGCCCCAGATCAGCCCCGAGGAGGCAGGCCACATCATCGCATACATCCGGGGCCTTCAGCGCCAGGCCGGGATCCGCTGA
- a CDS encoding cytochrome c, which produces MKLLSAVILVTVLAAAAVVGLAYSGIPEVSATTDEPAALRWLLRTIRQQSVERRAAAITVPDLSGDATVTAGARAFDEICASCHGAPGREPFVGARDMSPAPPRLADRGAERSPAELFWIIKHGIRMTGMPAWGPTHGNDELWELVAFIRRLPALDAAGYEQLVARAGDDGHAHAHGGALAADDEGESTDGEPAEHVHDNHDH; this is translated from the coding sequence ATGAAGCTTCTGTCCGCCGTCATCCTCGTCACCGTCCTCGCCGCGGCCGCTGTGGTGGGTCTCGCCTACTCTGGCATCCCCGAAGTCTCCGCCACTACCGACGAGCCAGCCGCGCTGCGCTGGCTGCTGCGCACCATCCGCCAGCAGTCGGTGGAGCGGCGGGCCGCGGCCATCACCGTCCCCGACCTGTCCGGGGACGCCACGGTGACGGCCGGCGCCCGAGCCTTCGACGAGATCTGCGCGAGCTGCCACGGCGCGCCCGGGCGCGAGCCCTTCGTGGGCGCGCGGGACATGAGCCCCGCGCCACCGCGGCTCGCGGACAGGGGTGCGGAACGCAGTCCCGCCGAGCTGTTCTGGATAATCAAGCACGGCATTCGCATGACCGGGATGCCGGCGTGGGGCCCGACCCATGGCAATGACGAGCTGTGGGAGCTGGTAGCCTTCATCCGGCGCCTGCCGGCGCTCGACGCGGCGGGCTACGAGCAACTGGTGGCGCGGGCGGGGGACGACGGTCACGCCCACGCTCACGGAGGCGCCTTGGCCGCGGATGATGAGGGGGAGTCCACCGACGGTGAACCGGCCGAACATGTTCACGACAACCATGACCACTGA
- a CDS encoding efflux RND transporter periplasmic adaptor subunit, which yields MNASLRIAGAAGALILLAFLMALLAGVFEEKIPTGRVAAPPRPIAGPLVEVQLHRVPLVEEAVGTLRPREQTQISARVLSTVIAVTVREGDRVTKGDVLVELDRRDLTARLEQARQARAATQATLEEARATFERVRELAERGVAAAAELDRTEAALKTAQAELERSRQAVGEAETARSHATVRAPIDGRIIHRLVEPGDTASPGSPLLHLYDPEALRLEAQVRETLATRLTPGESLQVRIDALDLTVPSTVDMIVPAADPGSRSFVVKTSLPSLPEIYPGMFGRLLIQAGTVEHVSMPASALRRVGQLEYVLVAVDGSALRRYVRTGPARHDGRMEVLSGLRPGEQVVLPPATQSGAEAESPGRQDDTATHKIGGRI from the coding sequence ATGAATGCTTCATTGCGCATTGCCGGCGCGGCCGGCGCCCTGATCCTGCTGGCGTTCCTCATGGCCCTGCTGGCCGGGGTGTTCGAGGAGAAGATACCGACCGGCCGCGTCGCGGCTCCGCCACGGCCCATCGCTGGCCCGCTGGTCGAGGTGCAACTGCACCGGGTACCCCTGGTGGAGGAGGCGGTGGGCACACTGCGCCCGCGGGAGCAGACCCAGATATCGGCGCGGGTACTCTCCACCGTGATCGCCGTAACGGTAAGAGAGGGTGACCGAGTCACGAAGGGCGATGTGCTGGTGGAGTTGGACCGCCGGGATCTCACGGCCAGACTCGAGCAGGCACGTCAGGCGCGGGCGGCCACCCAGGCCACCCTGGAAGAGGCGCGTGCCACCTTCGAGCGGGTGAGAGAGCTGGCGGAGCGGGGAGTCGCTGCCGCCGCGGAGCTGGACCGCACCGAGGCGGCCCTCAAGACCGCGCAGGCGGAGCTGGAGCGCAGCCGCCAGGCGGTGGGAGAGGCGGAAACGGCACGCAGCCATGCCACCGTGCGTGCACCCATCGACGGCCGGATCATTCACCGCTTGGTGGAGCCGGGAGACACCGCGAGCCCCGGCAGCCCACTGCTGCACCTTTACGATCCCGAGGCCCTGCGCCTGGAGGCGCAGGTGCGCGAGACCCTGGCCACCCGGTTGACCCCGGGGGAGAGCCTGCAAGTGCGCATCGACGCCCTGGACCTGACCGTCCCGTCGACCGTCGACATGATCGTGCCTGCCGCCGATCCCGGTTCCCGTTCCTTCGTGGTCAAGACCAGCCTGCCGTCCCTGCCCGAGATCTATCCCGGCATGTTCGGCCGCCTGCTCATTCAGGCGGGGACGGTAGAGCATGTGAGCATGCCGGCGTCGGCCCTGCGCCGGGTGGGTCAGCTGGAGTATGTACTGGTAGCGGTCGATGGCAGCGCGTTGCGCCGCTATGTGCGCACCGGCCCCGCGCGCCACGATGGCCGCATGGAGGTCCTTAGCGGGCTGCGGCCCGGTGAGCAGGTGGTGCTGCCGCCGGCGACGCAGTCGGGTGCTGAGGCCGAGTCCCCGGGCAGGCAAGATGATACCGCTACCCATAAAATCGGAGGTAGGATATGA